In the genome of Chrysoperla carnea chromosome 5, inChrCarn1.1, whole genome shotgun sequence, the window TTCAGTGTAAAACAACACACTTAAATACATAGGATTCTGTTATCATCAGATTCGGTCATGACAGAGATATGAGGCCTAAAAACCCTAGTAGAAAAGTCTTTTGTAGTTCGAGTTTTTCGATCCGGCATAAATTTAACAAGAtagaattttgttgattttgaattttaatttagagaATTTCTAGAATATTAAAAGGTGTCTCAAAATAAACGCAGGAAGTAATTTTGATagaataaaacacatttttttaatagaaaattgtaaAGGGTAACATATATCCGGTAAAATTCCAAGATCTTGCGTTAGTTTTGGAATCTTGTATTAAATTTAGGAAATCTAAGTGGAAAAGTTCTTAGTAGTTTGAATTTTCCGATTCGATATACCATTAAAAAGAGTTTAGTCGATTTTGAGTTTTAAGTTTAAGAGaatttctcgattaatattaagaaaactaACTTTAACGCTGATTATTTTCGACATTTCTTATTAAGgatcgatgaaaatttgaagaaatttttgtgaaatccTATCCTGGGTACAATTTTAAAAGCTGAGTATTATTCAAATAGGAAGGTCTTAACTTCTTAAATTCTCCTTCTTAGAATTTTAGACTCTATATCACTGTCTTGTTCAAATGTGACCATTACGAAAAATcccatatattatatataacaaatttgttaatgaatatttattaattagaattaataaatGCTTCAATTCCTATTAAAAGTTCATAATTTGGTGTTAATTCCATATCTTCAAGTTCTTCATTTGTCATTGGACTTGTATTTTTACCAGATGAGAACCATTCTTCAATTGCTGATTGTTCGTATGTAAAACCATCCGTGCATTTCATTGGATTTCGCATAACTTCTTGTGTAATTGGACATAAAAATTCATGTGGTATCGATACTTTTTCAtccataatattttgtttgctCTTCAATTTTGCTAATTgcggtaaaaatatttctttagagtcttcatctaaaaattaaaaataatttacaatatttattggtATACTCAGCCAAGCAGCtcaacccatttacggtatcacaacggaccctatgggcTAAGTGCGTTCATACAATGCGAGTACTTTATTTTTAcaagtggagtatttatatcaaatttctcgTCAAAAGTCAGATAACTTAACCttatttgttttgcattgaaaattgttttttgatgtaGTTAGATAAACACTCCATCACAGTTTGAAATACCGTTTTGTACTATACAAATGAATTTACCTAAATTAAGTGTATTGCTAAGTTCATCCTCGTCcgtatttaacaatatttcacCATTTATATTACATTCGATAATTGTATCAGCTAAATTTCCTAAATCAATACTTCGTATCCAAAGCACAACTTCATTTGTAGTCCAATTTAAaatactctttttattatttttaattcgattCATTAATATATTCTGAAACACCTATCAAAAATACCATcgttatttgtgataaaaaaaaaaaaaaaaaaacttttcatttttctgGATGTCCCGTAATGATCTCATTTGGACAACACAGTGTTGTATAGAGAAGTAgtcgtaaattttaaatttttagaaaaaaaattatttcacaagaATAATATCTTCAGTATTTTTCGAAATGTTGTATTGCCCGGATATGCTATAATTATGGGACCCTTtacatatttcttaaaaaatataatttctatagATATTTACAAGTTTCTGTGGTAATTTCCATACCCAAATACTTTTATTCAAACAACTGATTGCAATCATTGAACAATCAGACGAAAAGGCACACGAGGTAAGCATTGATTCATGATCCAATGTGTACAAACATACACTACTATATGGTGACCAAATTCTAGCTTGACGATCTGTTGCTACCGAACATACAATGTCACTGTTATGCGGTGAAAATcgtacaaaatttacatttccaCCATGTCCAATTAAACAACGCCATTCAATCACTTCAACATTTCCATAATCCAAAATTGACTCATcgatctaaaattttttaatgattctaaatttttcaatattttgtgtAGTAACACTTCGACAAATGTTTCCattcagaattatttttattttttccccgCTAGAGGGAgcttatatttaattgtattttcctTAACATTATTAAATAGATGGGGTTTCAATAACACGACAACTTACATACTACaatcataattataatgaataggAGAAGATCAacgtcaaaatttatatttttcaaggatttattttacacttattaAGGGAAAGTGCTCTATAATGATTCCTCAGGATAAAATCGAAGTATTActgtatttacaatataaaaaattttaaataatattttcttacaatTGGTAGTTTAATCTTCCATAATTTGACCATACTATCGTTCCCACATGTTGCTAACAAATAATATTGACTTTCGGTATAATTCACATTAGGTATAGGCATTTCATTCTCGGAGAAATCACAATTTTGTACACCCAAATCATGTGCTTCTAATTGTACACAAATCGGTTCAGTCTCAACAGAATCTGATAGAGATTCTAACGACCATAATCGTAAATCACCAGCACTGCATACGGTAGCTAataatttcgtattttttgtTAGAGCGATTGATGTAATTGCATCCGAATGACCTtctaaaattctatttaaaaatatttttttaatgggctaatttaaggatgtatgaataCGATAGATTCTAAAAGAAAGTACGATAGATTCTAAAAGTTTTAGTCTTAATGTTTTCCCCTACAGGATAGTAcatagtgatgggacgaatgttgTATTTGTACTTTCAAATGAAGTGCTCgcaaattataatgtattaacttaatacatataatagggaatattcatgaaatttaaatttggttcaagtatttttcttccgtaactttaatgacggggcatttcaactaaaccattattttagtaattaatatctttttaattacttaaaattaattaataaaactacaaaTTCAGTGacggcatttaaaaatttctaaaacggaaattctaatttttatacggacgtgacatcaaagtacgtctttgaatgcttatagcttcttcgtattttaatcaattttaatttcactttccaATTTTGTCGTGGTATCAAatctagttttatatatttatgcgtAATAATCCGAATACTGAACTTATTTGCCGTTCCGTATttgtacactttaaaaaaaattgctatttattaaatttgaaaatatcttacgCTAAACTTTCCATATTTTCTAGATCAAATACAGTAGCTCGTTCATCATCACCAGCGGtaactaaaattttacaatcataAGATAGTCGACACGTTCGTATACCACAAACTTCATCAGCAAATGTtggtttaaatatttgttcacctgtctaattaattttaaacaaaacattaattgattaaaatggtTTAAAGTTGAGTCAAACATTCGCTGTTTGAGGAATATAAACTTCAAAGTTCCATACCACGAACGTTCGTAATTCTCGTAGCGTATTGATCTTGTATGACTTGTCGCTACACATCAAATTTTCTTGGTGTTCGACCTTTAACATCTCGTGTACTTGTCATTTGACAAACATTTGTTGTTCGGTGTTCACTAAACAATGAATGTATGACTCTTTTAGACCAGaacaacaaaaaagaaaagCTTACCAAATAATTCCATATGATTGCCGAACCATCTAATGAACAAGAAACtaaatattcattagttttagaaaattctacATAATTTACAGAATACGTATGTTCACATAATGGCGAATATTCAACTtcttcatacaaattttcatcagaattaaatttaaataattttatagttttatcactaaaattgtgaaaaatattattaatcatttcATTATTTCAAGATAGTTTGGCCATTATTGTCCAGTTCCGAGGAAGGGCATCGTCCGTCGATGGCAAAGAAGGGAGAAAGATGCAGCCAAAATAAGCTTTCTGGCTATAAGtttcaaatttactttttggATGATTATCCAACTAGAATTAGCTttggagataaaaatttttgccttAAGGTGCCTGCTCTTTAAGATGgcacattttcaattttctcatgATATTAAACATATGtgataaagtttattttcataaattatttatttatttaagtagctactttttatttatttaagcagCTATTGCAAAAAATGGGTCATTTTAGCCACAGGTACCTTATATCTCGTGGGGGCAATGGATTAATCGGCAAAGGAATCATAACCGCAGTCAGAAATCTAATTGTTTTGTATTAATCTGTCTCAGTATTTACCTTGACGCTGTAACTAAGGTGAGGTCGTTTCTATTAATATCAcaacaattaattgaaattgaatgaaCATTTTCTATTTGTTGTAACAATATAACGTCGTTATCGTGGTTTTCCCCTAATTTAGCAACagcattttcttgtaaatttgcCTATAGAAAGAAATTcgatgaaatttcaaattttttatttattttagtaaatggtaaccaaaaatattataacctAAGGCCTATGGTcagagaataaaaatttaattggtaccttaaaatttaacaactgtAATGTATTTGTAAATTCCGAATCAAAAGTTGTACATCCAGTTAAATCCCAAATAATAATCGATTTATCATTTGATCCAGTTGctaagaatatattattttgactaAATCCACAACAATTTACATAACGCGAATGTCCTTCGAGTACCGCGACATCTCGATTCTCATTTAAACCCCATACACGGCAGGTTCGATCCAAACTGGTCGATGCAATATAATTAccatcaatattatatttaacataagTTATTGCTGATGAATGTCCATCTAAAAAATCTGTTagctcaaaatttatttcgctGAACGCATTTAACTGTTTGGGTAGCACTTCTGCggtaattttccatatttttatacaatgatCGTTGCCTGATGTTGCTAGGCTGTACATTCGTTTTTGTATGTTATCCTCTGAAAAACAGGACGAAgttggaaaatatttaataaagaaattatctTAGGATTTTCATGTCTTTTGTTAGGTAGTTGAACTAAGCTTTTGGGCGGATTAACGGAGGAGGCAGCTTTACCCAAAACTGGtcgtaaatttaataatatttgtccttatttgtattaaaaattcacAAACTAGTGTTGTATTTTTACTAAGCTGTTGCGCGTCACAGcttccaatttttgaaataaaattactacaGAATTTGTGTAAATACCTTGAATAGTAACAATCGGTGAAAAGTCACAGCTTAAAACTCCTAGATCGTGAGCATCCCCAATTGTAATTAAAGGTAAACTTTCTTCAATGGTTGTGTCACATAGCGAATCAACTGACCAGAAATTCATCACGCCTAAAGTGCAGCTTGTTAGCAGGTACAAAGAATCTGATGTAAACGATATGGCTTGAACGATTCCTTCATGTTGCGTGATTGTTCTAGAAAAATATGCATGATTGTAGTAAGGTAAGTACCTGAGGTAAAAAAGGCCTAGTTCGAGGGACCCTGgtataataaagaatatttattagtaaaattaaccTTATTAAACTTCTGTGAATTAAATCCCATATACAAACTGCTCCATTATCTCCAGCCGTGACAACCATGACACTATTTGGAGAGAATCTACAAAGTAAGAAATAAACGAATTTCAAAATTCTTACTAATCTCTACGGTTTAAACAGATCGTTAAAGAGGCGGCACTATAATTAATGCCGTCTTACAAGTACATACCTGCAAACACGTATAGGATCACCATTGTCCTGGACAAAAGCATAAATCTTTTCGCCAGTTTTTATTCGCCATAAAAATGCAACCCCATCGATTGACCCTGTAATTAGCATTGACGATTGTGGTGATACTTGTAACGATGTAACACCATATTTATGACTACTTAATGGTGAAAATGATGTTTCTACAAATCCATCACCGATAATCCATTCCCATATGCGAACCAGCTTATCACTAGAAACATTTTAAGATATATAGGTAACATTTGTGATTAAGGTTTCTCTTTTGGTTCAGTGAACgcttcgtaaaaaaaaatattcgagtGTGTGAAGGGCGAGAAATGGCTCTTATCAATTCACCTCCTTTTGTTTTAGATTTTTGCTGAATGTATTCTTTTaccgaaaaaattttcgaacaaaaaaactTGTAAGGCTTGTTAAGACGagcaaatttttcagttttcaaaGAGCAAAGtgactttaattaaaatttttgtatcttgaTACAACTCAGTCTCAAGTTAAATTAAACACTCTAAATGTATTTTTAGAAGATTCActttattaaagtaatttttttaatgactggGTTGTCCAAATTAAACTACCTTAATTGATTATCATTATTCACGTTAATATTTCATGTGTaaatacaattaacattatagaaatagaattttttttaatgtttaagtatttaatataaaatataaacattacaaattattgattatagaataaattattaaaatgtttaactatacttttaatgtcaatttttatttaaaaattattaataatttattgatgagaactttaaaactttattaattattttagcattataattacttaaaaacattaaatatgatattgttAGCAAgggtaaaatatttaacattattacTAGGTAGGCCACTTGCATTACTTAAACGCAATGTATACAGTTTAATAAGGTTGAAGATTTTGAGTTTTtcgttttgattatattttaaaaacttaaagtttatcgataattgtaggtcatgGACACAAGCGAATgacctctattgcccttgataacttttagctaaaatattttttcgtagttAGCGTATTTTCTTCTCTACGTCGCATTTCATACCTAATTTTCATAGACATAATATAGCATATCTAATTTGCggcctcatgggtaaacagtgatgtttacaaaaaagtgtttcaacaaaaagttgtttattattttataaggaacatttcttacatttaatttttttttttatctctaaaggtttacaagatgggtcctacggagacccaattgacctatgttgctcatatacGAACTCGACATCACATTTCGCGCGcacttttgagttatcgtgcttacagacagacaggcggataAACGTACCTAAACGAACTAATTTGCTAATTTTATGGACAcctctaccaaaattttgttcgtagcatcaatattttgaagcgtttCAAGCTTTgcactaaacttaatatatcctGATTCGTTACGATATCAAGTAGATTATTCTTAGTAGATATGTAAAATTTCAGATCATCCATACATCCGGCAGTGGATAAGAGCTTAGTTGGAAAATTCCATTACATacataaacacaaaataaaagcgtgttaaaaacatacaagaaatatagaaaaagaaaaacatacaacattcacataaaataaatgaaaatatttgaattttcccTCGCAAATGTATATACACATACCTTGAACCAGTTATAACGTAGATAAAATCATTGCCAATTGCAAAATCACAGCATGTAACATCACTTTGATGTACAGGCAAACATTGTAATATTCGAATATTATTCACATCAATTGGATAATCGTAGTCACTAGACGTAGCCATTATCTATGATTACTACTacttagttaatttatttttattattgtgttattattgtaaataaaaataaaaagtaaacaaaaagaaGTTTGTAGATACGTCAATATAGTTTCTAGCTAGTTAattgtttctatttttatataacaaattcatataacataaataaaataataaattttaattgtaaactatttatattacattccatttttattaattttgttttatgatttacACTACACACGTCTCTCTCTTTTCGACTTATTTCTTGTCAACACTACTATGACTGTCATGTGGGAAACGTGTTATTATATGATAGCTGAAAAGCTCCTCGTAGTCTCGTAGTATGGTCGTAGTAATACGAATTACGAATAACTATTATATGTTATAAGTCGTAAAGATAGCTCTATGCTCTATCTAGCTCTATGTAATGTAAGTACATGACATATGATGTTGTATTGTATTGTACATTaacctgaaaaaaaataattattattcgtgttgtaaaactttattttaattttttatttattgatttataaatataatgacttttattttattgtattattattagtcCTAAGGCACACGCCTAAAACTGTTCTCTTACCGTTGAAGTTGGTGTTGGACGACACTAGATGTCGGTTTAGAATGCACGAGCACCAagccaattttaaataaaaagcttgatttttgttatataaagttagaatagtcggtggaaattaaaaaaaaaacttttttaattaaagctaAAACCATAATAAGATATCATCAAATTACATTTAGAGAGAGTGTTAGCAAgggtaaaatatttaacattattacTAGGTAGACCACTTGCATTACTTAAACGCAATGTATGTGGCATACAGCTTAATAAGGTTGAAGATTTTGAGTTTTTCGTTttgaatacatttaaaaaaaactgtattggaaacttattaaatttttttttaaggaaatctttttaaatttattaagctTATATTCTTAAGCGActacaaatgtttaaattatcAGTTTAGGTGTAATTTTATGCACCCCTATTAATCtatatacacctaaatatcccgtaaaacggtagatggttgatatgttttcatagatttctccaaaactagtcggtggaaatttaaaaaaattatcaaattacttaataaaacaTCATCAAATTACATTTAGAGAGAGTGTAGAGGTATCCAAAGCTTTAAAAACCacgaaaaaacataattttttcttttttgaaaaattattcctCTCATATGATCAATTTGCAACTTTTCTCCTGGGAATCCTTTACAAATTTCTGAAATGTGCTGCCGCTTTTATAAAATCCTTCCAATAAAAAACTCTACCCGCCGAATTTCAGCTCATTTGAACTAAAGATAACCCTTGGAAGTGCCTAAATGTACGTTCATATTAAAAAACCCGTATATcgtgatttttaattaacagaTTTATAACTAGCCCACATCCGTTCTCGTTGACTTACGATGCAGTGTATAAGTCtgtattttcggagaaaatatgactaaaaaattgctagctcaaaaatttttggaatcccTAAAAGATACACTAACTACTGCAGTGAATTTTCGAATGTAAGAAGTTGTCGAACAGGATATAAAGTAGAAAGAACACATAGGCATACAACGGTCaggtaattaaaaatgttatttaggCGTGGGCTCCAGACCTATAAGTTTTAATATACCTACAATTGAAATGGTTAATATAGTACTTGAATGTTATCCATACATAATATAAAGAAAGTCGCTATCcgcatctgtctgtctgtttatcCGCTAATAGCATCTTCTACCCCAATTCTCTACATGATCGGTCTAgccaaataataatcattaaaataattttaatcaatagtaATACAATCCATTTTTTGAGTTTCATACTGCTAGACGTAGAAATTTGTAAGTTacctcttaaaaaatattagggTTCCGCGAATCCAAAACTCgactacgttaaataaaatctgaaatgaaagaaacaagtccagtagtttacatatcGATTTCAGCAGTCGAAATCAATTAAAAGGCTATACAGGTTCAAAATCTTCCTGATAATGCTACGTAAACTACTAGACTTGTTTCttacttttcagattttattgaacgcagtcgggtttttaattttttaaattatttattttattatttaaatttttttaataaatatatttttgtctttaaatttcaatgattttatgtTTGTGAATGTAATTTAGTGTACCATTTGTGTAACTGATGACTATACACTTGTATTGTATTATATCGTCAAACATTACGAGAGGTGGATAATAATGGGTGGGTATGTGGGTGGCTTGGTGTTTAGGGTGGTTGGGTGGGTACCCTATGTATGAATACATATTACACAATAAAACATTCAAATGAACATACTATAACAAAGACCGTGTTTATAATATGCGTTCAAGTTCTTATTCTTATCGATcgatgtatatatgtatgtacatgtACTAGTCAACAAATATAAGTGTCAGATTTTCGTTTGTACGAAACACCTTCTCAATCGTTGTTCCTACACCTTCACACCGTTCAACTTACGTCTTCAAGTActgttttctaaataattataggaaaatggaattattataatgaatataaaattatgtgctAATGCATATAACTATGTTTTAGTTAAATTAgtgataaatgattttttttatattcatttatgatAATTAGGGGATTTCCAGCATCTCTgtcatgtgttatttttatccTCTATACAGAATGTCCCGCATGTATGCAAACTTGCACTGCAAACGAAAAATAAACccacctttttataccatgtgaatatgaaatatatcaaagtacattccaagtttagtcccaagtttgtaacggttaaaaatattgatgctatgatccaaattttcgtataggtgttcataaaatcagctaattaatccatttccgtttATTTGTCCGCCCGACAACAagctaactcaaaaacgaaaagagatatcaagctgaattttttttatagcgtgtCCAGGACGTAAAACATGacataaatgagcaacgtaggtcaattggtaACTGAGTCCGtataggactcatcttgtaaaccgttagagataaaagtttaaatgtaaaaaaagttctttataaacaaacaaacaacttttgtttgaaacatattttcctaaacatcactgtttacccgtgagggtaaaataagttagaaacattttatagTCGCAACACAGTCGTGTTATATATACACGACTGTGGTTTTCTAAGAGTgactttatttctttatttacatgacgtaaaaaaacaaacgattgcgtaatcaacactgactacacatggtatttcaacagttaactcaatcaattgttcgctttcacttgttgttaatgcttttcattcattaaataattctaattttccTCAAAAATGGGTAGTGTActcagctatgtttcaagttccagtttagggttccgtacccagaaCAAGCAACCAATAAGCGATGATCcccaaaattggttcagttcgGAGAAAActctaagaaaaaaggtaatttaatagacaatgttcttatatgtttcaagtgcgatatTAGAGTTTCGTACTCGAAAAAATTGTCGgggcatttttaaattttataaacacttgtAGGCATATTTGATAACGTTACAAAATAACATTTGGAAAACGTTTGGAGTTAGAGGCCTTTGGATAGTATATTTTAATGCAAATCATTCCACAGCGCTTccaccaatcataaaatgaagCTTGTTAtttgtgtataatatatatgaaatcaTAAATATGTTAATGTTTCATCGAAAAATGCtcttaaatgaatgaaataaaaataacaattttattagttatattCAAAGAACAGAGATGTCACTAAACGTTAATATAATTGAACTTACCAAAGAGTATAGGGGTAGAGAAGAAgcaggaatataattttaagtgacatctggagtctgtggcgatcaactattaagtttgtaggcctttgcgggGGCGACTATTATCTATTAAGTTTAAAAGCCttactcggtagaggcgctgaaactcgtatactacgattttacattagctcatatgggctgcttctcctctaccCTATGCTCTTTGGAACTTACCATAGAGTTTCTTTCTGTTAAATGCGAAGAGGTTTTCATACAAGTAGGTACGTACAAtctaaaacaataatttgaatctatatatatatatatataatattatagagaAATAGCTGCCGTATATATtagctagttatttatatatgaatgcatgtataatgtatatatgtatacaaccAAATAAACGGACATATAACATAGCTTCGAGTAATTTATTTAAGCGACAATCTCGTATTCACACTTACTGTGGAAAATCGATATCATttacaattacaaattttgaattctaTAATTCTATATCTATTATAATACAATACTTACGTATCATAAACGTTTTATCAACAAATTATGATAAAgcaattgataaaatattcgaGGAATCGAATGTCGTTTTTGTTTTCCATAcgagtatctttttttttctagaccAACCAATATTGTCAAAGAGTTTTGGCTTACATGTACTGTAtgtgtatatacagggtgttttttttaagttgatatatgcttgaaactcgataaataaatttaatcgaggaacatacttcaaacgaaaaatgtgaGTTTCAAGGGCACACATcgtataccggcatcgaattcaaTCAAAGCTTTCAGGTTCAATTACAACCTCACTATGATTCATAACTGGCGAACAATAGATGAATgcttcaaattagaaagttgttgtttatgaatacgcaaacattttttgtttgaaatatttttttgtaagctgAATAGTtgagacagtaattgatagcaaaaatctagttttttgtGCTTTTGTTcaatcaatttgaacaaaaatggtcttaatagaaaaacaagtgaaaacaaacaattgactgaattaattgttgaaataccatgcatagtcagtgttgatttctttatcacataacacatacatacatgtgacacatacataact includes:
- the LOC123301059 gene encoding WD repeat, SAM and U-box domain-containing protein 1-like, coding for MATSSDYDYPIDVNNIRILQCLPVHQSDVTCCDFAIGNDFIYVITGSSDKLVRIWEWIIGDGFVETSFSPLSSHKYGVTSLQVSPQSSMLITGSIDGVAFLWRIKTGEKIYAFVQDNGDPIRVCRFSPNSVMVVTAGDNGAVCIWDLIHRSLIRTITQHEGIVQAISFTSDSLYLLTSCTLGVMNFWSVDSLCDTTIEESLPLITIGDAHDLGVLSCDFSPIVTIQEDNIQKRMYSLATSGNDHCIKIWKITAEVLPKQLNAFSEINFELTDFLDGHSSAITYVKYNIDGNYIASTSLDRTCRVWGLNENRDVAVLEGHSRYVNCCGFSQNNIFLATGSNDKSIIIWDLTGCTTFDSEFTNTLQLLNFKANLQENAVAKLGENHDNDVILLQQIENVHSISINCCDINRNDLTLVTASSSDENLYEEVEYSPLCEHTYSVNYVEFSKTNEYLVSCSLDGSAIIWNYLTGEQIFKPTFADEVCGIRTCRLSYDCKILVTAGDDERATVFDLENMESLAILEGHSDAITSIALTKNTKLLATVCSAGDLRLWSLESLSDSVETEPICVQLEAHDLGVQNCDFSENEMPIPNVNYTESQYYLLATCGNDSMVKLWKIKLPIIDESILDYGNVEVIEWRCLIGHGGNVNFVRFSPHNSDIVCSVATDRQARIWSPYSSVCLYTLDHESMLTSCAFSSDCSMIAISCLNKSIWVWKLPQKLVFQNILMNRIKNNKKSILNWTTNEVVLWIRSIDLGNLADTIIECNINGEILLNTDEDELSNTLNLDEDSKEIFLPQLAKLKSKQNIMDEKVSIPHEFLCPITQEVMRNPMKCTDGFTYEQSAIEEWFSSGKNTSPMTNEELEDMELTPNYELLIGIEAFINSN